DNA from Fibrobacter sp.:
CAGATATCGGATCTCCACATAGGCGAGGACGAAAACCTCGTGCAGGGGATTGATGTGCGTGCCAATTTTCAGAAGGCCCTCCGTTCCAAGTCCATAAAGGATATGGACCTGTTGGTATTGTCTGGTGACCTGGCCAACGAAGACGGGGAGCCCGGCGCTTACCGTTTTGTCTTTGAGCAGGTGAAAGACCTTAAGTTTCCCGTGCTGGTCATTCCTGGCAACCACGACCGTCTTGACACCATGGCCCAGTTTTTTGACCTGCAGGGCAAGATTCACGGCGAAAAATGCTATTTCAAGTACGAAATTGCAGGCCGGACGCTGTTTTTCCTGGATAGCGCCTGCGGGACTGTTTCCAAGGACCAGCTGGACTGGTTAAAAGCGGAAGCCGCCAAGATCCAGGGCGAAATTTTCCTGTTTATGCACCATCCGCCCTGCCTCTGCGGTCACCGGTTCATGGATTCCAAGTATTCCCTCAAGAACAAGGAAGAGGTGCAAGCGGTCTTTGCCGAAATCCAGAATCTGACACATATCTTCTGTGGCCACTACCATTCCCATTTTGAGCTGGACATGGGCCGGCAGAAGGTCCACGTGGCCCCTTCCACCCAGATGCAAATAGATTCCCACGCCCCGAACTTTATCCTCAAGAGTTCCGCTCCCGAGTGGATGACCATAGAAATTGGCGAAAATTTCGTAGAAACGGCAGTTTATTTGCGCTAATGCCTTGAATTTTTATAATTTCTTTCTAAATTTGGTTCAAAATGGCGGTTTAGCTCAGCGGTAGAGCACTGGAATCATAATCCATTGGTCCGGGGTTCAAATCCCTG
Protein-coding regions in this window:
- a CDS encoding metallophosphoesterase; translated protein: MGCKLLKIGQISDLHIGEDENLVQGIDVRANFQKALRSKSIKDMDLLVLSGDLANEDGEPGAYRFVFEQVKDLKFPVLVIPGNHDRLDTMAQFFDLQGKIHGEKCYFKYEIAGRTLFFLDSACGTVSKDQLDWLKAEAAKIQGEIFLFMHHPPCLCGHRFMDSKYSLKNKEEVQAVFAEIQNLTHIFCGHYHSHFELDMGRQKVHVAPSTQMQIDSHAPNFILKSSAPEWMTIEIGENFVETAVYLR